The Chitinophaga flava genome has a segment encoding these proteins:
- a CDS encoding VOC family protein has translation MKLNAGIITHKIKESKEFYTQVLDFGVTFENEFYLLMHTPGHEAELSFLLPEHASQQPLFQPAFQGKGVYLTIEVEDVKSVYETIQKKGISIKIALREEPWGDHHFAIEDPNGVGIDIVQYAAPEN, from the coding sequence ATGAAATTAAATGCCGGTATCATTACCCACAAGATTAAGGAAAGCAAAGAATTTTATACACAGGTGCTGGACTTTGGCGTCACCTTCGAAAATGAGTTTTACCTGCTGATGCATACGCCGGGCCATGAAGCTGAACTTAGTTTCCTGCTGCCGGAACACGCTTCACAGCAACCGCTCTTCCAGCCAGCCTTTCAGGGCAAAGGTGTTTACCTCACCATTGAAGTGGAAGATGTAAAAAGTGTATATGAAACAATTCAGAAAAAGGGAATATCTATCAAAATTGCATTGCGGGAAGAACCCTGGGGTGACCATCATTTCGCAATAGAAGATCCTAATGGCGTAGGTATCGACATCGTTCAGTATGCTGCACCGGAAAACTGA
- a CDS encoding AraC family transcriptional regulator yields MHTLPDIRQLFRPVQPAINQEQVSYQEQPPSLLLSKYIYCYWQLSSRGPLAEPFTYRVVADGCIDLFFNTDTPEDFYIMGFSTTYTEFPLDNPFNYIGIRFLPAAFPLLFRIDAAELTNRFEALKAVAPALSKGLTQQVQAHQQLSSLQPLLDNYFGAILSQTFHEADSRFFDALDLILKTHGTLNLNTDLHTGISPRQLRRLFDFYIGSSPKTFSKVVRFQHILHAKPSARSLRENKLFYDAGYYDQAHFIKEFKTMYGLTPTIALR; encoded by the coding sequence ATGCATACTCTTCCGGACATCCGGCAGCTGTTCAGGCCAGTACAGCCTGCAATAAATCAGGAGCAGGTCAGCTACCAGGAACAGCCACCTTCACTCCTGCTGTCAAAATATATTTACTGCTACTGGCAACTAAGCTCCCGTGGCCCGCTGGCTGAGCCTTTCACCTATCGTGTGGTAGCAGATGGCTGCATAGACCTGTTTTTTAATACAGATACTCCGGAAGATTTTTACATCATGGGATTTTCCACTACCTATACGGAGTTCCCGCTGGACAACCCTTTCAACTATATCGGGATTCGTTTCCTGCCGGCAGCCTTTCCCCTGTTGTTTCGTATCGATGCCGCCGAACTGACCAACCGGTTTGAAGCGTTAAAAGCCGTAGCACCGGCTTTATCGAAGGGGCTGACACAACAGGTACAGGCCCATCAGCAGCTATCTTCGCTGCAACCATTGCTGGACAACTATTTCGGGGCTATACTATCTCAAACATTTCATGAAGCAGACAGTCGCTTTTTTGATGCGCTGGACCTGATCCTGAAAACCCATGGCACGCTCAATCTGAATACAGACCTGCATACCGGTATCAGCCCGCGGCAGCTGCGGCGTTTGTTTGATTTTTATATCGGCAGTTCCCCCAAGACTTTCAGCAAAGTAGTACGGTTCCAGCATATCCTTCATGCCAAACCTTCTGCACGCAGCCTTCGGGAAAACAAACTTTTTTATGATGCCGGCTACTACGACCAGGCGCATTTTATCAAAGAGTTTAAAACCATGTATGGGCTCACGCCTACCATCGCGCTCCGGTGA
- a CDS encoding Crp/Fnr family transcriptional regulator, which yields MFDVFITYLQNKGTFTPEDIALIRSCSTVRLLRRRRFLLHQGEVWKHYAFVCKGCLKSYFIDDKGIERIMRFSPENWWAGDRQSLMSGLPAIINIDAMEDTTVVMFTGEDFERLQQQIPELKKMAETLIHRSLMAANDRIQAAISMGAEERYRQFMEKYPGLLNRVPLHMIASYLGVTPETLSRVRAAQNRHKS from the coding sequence ATGTTCGACGTATTTATCACATACCTGCAAAACAAAGGTACCTTCACTCCGGAAGATATTGCCCTGATCAGATCCTGCAGTACAGTCAGGTTACTGCGGCGGCGCCGGTTTCTGCTGCATCAGGGAGAAGTATGGAAACACTATGCTTTTGTATGTAAGGGATGTCTGAAATCCTATTTTATTGATGATAAGGGAATTGAGCGTATCATGCGTTTCTCACCAGAGAACTGGTGGGCGGGCGACCGGCAAAGCCTGATGTCGGGACTTCCAGCCATTATTAATATTGATGCGATGGAAGATACTACTGTGGTGATGTTTACGGGAGAAGATTTTGAACGACTGCAACAACAGATACCGGAGCTGAAGAAGATGGCGGAAACCCTCATCCATCGGAGCCTGATGGCGGCCAACGATCGTATACAGGCGGCTATCAGCATGGGAGCTGAAGAACGTTACCGGCAGTTTATGGAAAAATATCCTGGCCTGTTGAACCGGGTACCTCTGCATATGATTGCTTCCTATCTGGGCGTGACGCCAGAAACGTTGAGCCGTGTCCGTGCCGCTCAAAACCGCCATAAGTCTTGA
- a CDS encoding NADPH-dependent F420 reductase — translation MKSMKIGVIGAGAIGQAFAKAAAAAGYEVMISNSRGPASLQEFAASHPGITATDRHTAATADIILLSVQWQYLEAATAGLPDLRGKIVLDALNPVITPEFIIPDLGGKTSSEIVAAHVPGAAVVKIFNTLPPALISATPASQEGKRVIFFSGDDQDAKVVTGQLLDRMGLAGVDLGGLVQGGVMQHFPGGPLAGLHLVKLEMEV, via the coding sequence ATGAAAAGTATGAAGATAGGCGTTATCGGAGCCGGTGCCATTGGGCAGGCTTTTGCAAAAGCGGCTGCAGCAGCCGGTTATGAAGTGATGATCAGTAACAGCCGGGGACCGGCTTCCTTGCAGGAGTTTGCGGCCTCACATCCGGGTATAACGGCCACAGACAGGCACACCGCTGCCACTGCTGATATTATCCTGCTGTCTGTACAATGGCAGTACCTGGAGGCGGCTACGGCCGGACTGCCGGACCTCCGCGGTAAAATTGTGCTGGATGCCCTCAATCCTGTCATCACTCCCGAATTTATTATCCCTGACCTGGGTGGTAAAACTTCCAGTGAAATCGTAGCTGCTCATGTGCCCGGAGCAGCAGTAGTGAAAATATTCAATACCCTGCCTCCTGCGTTGATCAGTGCTACGCCTGCTTCTCAGGAAGGTAAGCGGGTCATATTTTTTTCGGGAGATGACCAGGATGCTAAAGTAGTCACCGGTCAGTTACTTGACAGAATGGGCCTGGCGGGTGTTGACCTGGGCGGACTGGTGCAGGGTGGTGTGATGCAGCATTTCCCGGGCGGACCGCTGGCGGGTTTGCATCTGGTGAAGCTGGAAATGGAGGTATAG
- a CDS encoding NAD(P)-dependent oxidoreductase: MQTKTTNKVTVIGLGMMGSTLAQLLLNSGHAVTIWNRSSNKAAALIEQGAVLAGSPQEAVAASPLVIICVMGYTATMDILNTPAVAAALAGKTVIQLSSTSPNEAQQTADWTIAQGAIYLDGAIQAAPSQMGRPDTPIFFSGDQQAYEEYNDILRVFGGGLTYLGTKASQASAVDLATLSYIYGSVLGFFHGARIMEAAGLSVDDYSTLVAGITPSFGDFLQHEGKMIHRNDFSISESPLSISIEAVGRILQQAREAGINDSFPQYANNVMQQGAAAGYAGEELAALIKVLRQQ, from the coding sequence ATGCAAACGAAAACAACCAACAAAGTGACCGTTATCGGTCTTGGTATGATGGGATCTACACTGGCACAACTGCTGCTCAACAGTGGCCATGCCGTTACTATATGGAACCGCAGCAGCAACAAGGCAGCAGCGCTTATCGAACAGGGAGCTGTGTTAGCAGGTAGTCCGCAGGAAGCTGTAGCGGCCAGCCCTCTCGTGATCATCTGTGTAATGGGCTATACCGCCACCATGGATATTCTGAATACACCGGCCGTGGCGGCCGCCCTCGCCGGCAAAACAGTGATACAGCTCAGCAGCACCAGTCCCAACGAAGCCCAACAAACCGCCGACTGGACTATTGCACAGGGAGCTATTTATCTGGATGGCGCCATACAAGCGGCTCCCAGCCAGATGGGCCGGCCCGATACGCCTATCTTTTTCTCAGGTGATCAACAGGCCTATGAAGAATATAACGACATCCTTCGTGTATTTGGCGGCGGTCTTACTTATCTGGGAACTAAAGCCAGCCAGGCTTCTGCAGTAGACCTGGCCACCCTCTCCTATATCTATGGCTCTGTGCTGGGATTCTTCCATGGCGCCCGTATCATGGAAGCCGCCGGCCTTTCTGTAGATGATTACAGCACGCTGGTAGCGGGCATCACACCTTCTTTCGGGGACTTCCTGCAACATGAAGGCAAAATGATACATCGCAATGACTTCAGCATTTCCGAAAGTCCGCTCAGCATTTCTATTGAAGCGGTAGGCCGTATCCTGCAACAGGCCAGAGAAGCCGGTATCAACGACAGCTTCCCTCAATATGCCAACAATGTGATGCAGCAGGGAGCCGCTGCCGGCTACGCAGGGGAAGAACTGGCAGCACTGATCAAAGTACTGCGTCAACAATAA
- a CDS encoding winged helix-turn-helix transcriptional regulator, translating to MYERKIPENLECGVNITAKVLGGKWKACILHGIGLGTRRPADLHRAIPEAPARVVNLHLRELEEYGIICKKIYPGFPLKVEYFLTALGESILPIVEAMDRWGNENRAAINLVSPAPMEANQDLMPEMR from the coding sequence ATGTACGAAAGGAAAATACCGGAGAACCTGGAATGTGGAGTCAATATTACCGCTAAAGTGCTGGGTGGTAAATGGAAAGCCTGTATCCTGCATGGCATCGGCCTGGGTACCAGAAGGCCGGCAGACCTGCACCGGGCCATTCCTGAGGCACCGGCACGAGTGGTCAATTTGCATCTCCGGGAGTTGGAAGAATACGGTATCATCTGCAAAAAAATATATCCCGGCTTCCCGTTGAAAGTTGAGTATTTTCTGACTGCATTGGGAGAGAGCATCCTTCCTATTGTGGAAGCTATGGACAGATGGGGTAATGAAAACAGAGCAGCAATAAACCTGGTGTCGCCGGCACCGATGGAAGCCAACCAGGATTTAATGCCTGAAATGCGCTAA
- a CDS encoding glycosyltransferase family 2 protein: MNAKPAISIIIATYNAEKDIRECLASIAAQPFKDIEVVVADGGSSDGTVAILKEYASQYRLIWTSEKDKGIYDALNKGVAMASGKWIHFLGADDRLLPGFSELAAQLQDENAVYYGITKEYHNDGRKELTGLLTGKFSRYRMAKGCINHQAILYPASVFQKYSYNLRYQVYSDYDLNIRVWGDNGYKKHFYPIPVVSYNMSGFSANNPDKLFLEDKPAIIRENLGWIVYFRFMLKEWKRRRKEA; the protein is encoded by the coding sequence ATGAATGCAAAGCCAGCGATCAGTATAATTATCGCCACCTATAACGCAGAAAAGGATATCAGAGAATGCCTGGCCTCTATTGCGGCGCAACCCTTTAAAGATATTGAAGTAGTGGTGGCCGATGGAGGCAGTAGCGACGGGACTGTAGCCATTCTTAAAGAATATGCTTCCCAATACCGGCTTATCTGGACCAGCGAAAAAGACAAAGGTATTTACGACGCACTCAACAAAGGAGTGGCAATGGCTTCCGGCAAATGGATACATTTTCTGGGCGCTGATGACCGCCTGTTGCCCGGATTCAGTGAGCTGGCTGCTCAACTGCAGGATGAAAATGCAGTCTACTACGGCATCACAAAAGAATATCACAACGATGGCAGAAAAGAGCTTACTGGCCTGCTCACCGGCAAATTCTCCAGATACAGGATGGCCAAAGGTTGTATCAACCATCAGGCTATTTTATATCCCGCATCTGTGTTTCAGAAATATTCGTATAATCTGCGTTATCAGGTGTATTCAGACTATGACCTGAACATCCGGGTATGGGGAGATAACGGCTACAAAAAACACTTTTATCCGATACCAGTGGTCAGCTATAATATGAGCGGCTTTTCTGCCAACAACCCTGATAAGTTGTTTCTGGAAGACAAGCCGGCCATCATCCGGGAAAATCTCGGCTGGATAGTGTACTTCCGCTTTATGCTGAAGGAATGGAAGCGCAGGCGCAAAGAGGCCTGA
- a CDS encoding glycosyl transferase, translating to MLNFCTLFNSLYLTRGLAMYNSLEKQSPDFHLYIFAFDDQCYQTLKTLRLPKATIISLQEFEDERLLTIKPTRTPGEYCWTCTPATIEYCLETYNLPSCTYIDADLLFFADPAILIREMGSNSVLITDHRYTPVYDQTALSGKYCVQFLFFRNDEAGRKVLTDWKENCFAWCYKRFEDGKFGDQKYLDYWMDRFDGVHELQHLGGGVAPWNIQQYTFNISSENRIAGTETATSKQFDLVFYHYQDYKYCMANGCFLGQYPITPQQLKIIYKPYIQALDKVHHQLKAAGIQGTFHEMMEIPRFKRSFGTKLKYYFKGRVGEFFWRNYITR from the coding sequence ATGCTTAACTTTTGTACGCTTTTTAATTCATTATACCTGACTCGTGGGCTTGCCATGTACAACTCCCTGGAAAAGCAGTCCCCGGATTTTCATCTGTATATTTTTGCGTTTGATGACCAGTGTTATCAAACACTGAAAACCCTTCGCCTGCCAAAGGCCACCATCATATCCCTGCAGGAGTTTGAAGATGAGCGGTTACTAACGATCAAGCCTACACGTACTCCAGGAGAATACTGCTGGACCTGTACACCGGCCACCATCGAATATTGCCTGGAAACGTATAACCTGCCTTCCTGTACTTACATAGATGCAGACCTGTTGTTTTTTGCCGATCCGGCCATCCTGATCCGGGAAATGGGCAGTAATTCGGTGCTCATTACCGACCACCGCTATACACCCGTATATGACCAGACAGCGCTCAGCGGTAAATACTGCGTGCAGTTCCTGTTCTTCCGCAATGATGAAGCCGGCAGAAAAGTGCTGACAGACTGGAAGGAAAATTGTTTCGCCTGGTGTTACAAACGTTTTGAAGATGGTAAGTTCGGTGACCAGAAATACCTGGATTACTGGATGGACCGCTTTGATGGCGTACATGAACTGCAACACCTGGGCGGCGGTGTAGCTCCCTGGAACATTCAACAATACACCTTCAACATATCATCAGAAAACCGTATTGCAGGCACCGAAACCGCTACCAGCAAACAGTTCGACCTTGTATTCTATCATTACCAGGACTATAAATACTGCATGGCCAATGGCTGTTTTCTCGGCCAGTACCCTATTACACCGCAGCAGCTGAAAATCATTTATAAACCTTATATCCAGGCGCTGGACAAGGTGCACCACCAACTCAAGGCAGCAGGCATCCAGGGCACCTTCCATGAAATGATGGAAATACCCCGGTTTAAGCGCTCCTTTGGCACCAAACTCAAATATTATTTTAAAGGACGCGTGGGAGAGTTTTTCTGGAGAAATTATATTACCCGCTAA
- a CDS encoding glycosyltransferase, translating into MSLAPIALFVFNRADKTQKTIAHLLQNAEAPASDIYIFSDGPRSEKDVPGIREVREYLKTVTGFKSVTVIEQEVNRGVSGSIVPGVTMVVNKHGKVIQIDDDMLVVPHFLKFMNDALDYYENDDRVACICGLLYPVKKKVPPTFFIRGADCAVWATWKRAWDLYEPDGQKLLNEIEKKKLSFLFEFHGSFPYIQMLKDQIAGRNDSWAVRWYASAFLHNKYTLYPGESLVKDNGRDDSGTNCTTTSDYDNIVGSEPIPVGNIPVKQSRQGFNAFKDFFVGLHKYPSFKRKRKRFKRWVKYLFTGA; encoded by the coding sequence ATGTCTTTAGCTCCCATTGCGCTGTTCGTATTTAACCGTGCCGACAAAACACAAAAAACGATAGCCCATCTGCTGCAAAATGCGGAGGCGCCGGCTTCTGATATCTATATTTTCAGTGACGGCCCGCGATCTGAAAAAGATGTACCCGGTATCCGGGAGGTAAGGGAATACCTTAAAACGGTCACCGGTTTTAAGAGTGTGACGGTCATAGAGCAGGAAGTGAACCGGGGTGTTTCCGGCAGCATCGTTCCTGGTGTTACGATGGTGGTCAACAAACACGGTAAGGTCATTCAGATTGATGATGATATGCTGGTAGTGCCGCACTTTCTGAAGTTCATGAACGACGCACTCGATTATTATGAAAACGATGACCGTGTAGCCTGTATCTGTGGCCTGCTGTACCCGGTTAAAAAGAAAGTACCTCCCACCTTCTTTATCAGAGGGGCCGACTGCGCCGTATGGGCCACCTGGAAACGGGCATGGGACCTTTATGAACCCGACGGACAGAAGCTGCTCAACGAAATAGAAAAGAAAAAACTCTCTTTCCTTTTCGAGTTCCATGGCTCCTTCCCCTATATTCAGATGTTAAAAGACCAGATTGCCGGCCGCAACGATTCCTGGGCTGTCAGATGGTATGCCTCTGCTTTCCTGCACAACAAATACACCTTGTATCCCGGAGAATCACTGGTAAAAGACAATGGCCGTGATGACAGTGGTACCAATTGCACTACTACCAGCGACTACGATAATATTGTAGGCTCGGAACCTATTCCTGTAGGTAATATCCCTGTAAAACAAAGCCGACAGGGCTTTAACGCCTTCAAAGACTTTTTTGTAGGTCTGCACAAGTATCCTTCTTTCAAGCGCAAACGCAAACGCTTCAAACGTTGGGTAAAATACCTGTTCACCGGCGCCTGA
- a CDS encoding DinB family protein, with translation MGNTIATNELAITALTSKGLREHWEGHRRLTRRLLEAFPEEHFFSYSIGGMRPVAALAMELINITGPGMPGAATGNWDLIPRHDLPSTKQVVLDLWDRNTGLVSEYWPQITEERFLENDVAFGTYPGTVISLLMYFIDNEIHHRGQIYVYFRALGLEAAPFYER, from the coding sequence ATGGGAAACACCATCGCCACCAACGAATTGGCCATTACCGCCCTCACCAGTAAAGGATTACGGGAACACTGGGAAGGACATCGCCGTCTCACCCGCCGCCTGCTGGAAGCTTTTCCGGAAGAACATTTCTTTAGCTATTCCATCGGTGGCATGCGCCCTGTTGCTGCACTCGCTATGGAGCTCATTAACATTACCGGCCCAGGTATGCCCGGAGCCGCCACTGGCAACTGGGACCTCATACCCAGACATGACCTGCCCAGCACCAAACAGGTGGTCCTCGATCTCTGGGACCGGAACACCGGCCTTGTCAGCGAATACTGGCCACAGATCACAGAAGAACGATTCCTGGAAAATGATGTGGCCTTCGGCACATACCCCGGAACTGTCATCTCTCTCCTGATGTATTTCATAGACAATGAAATACACCACCGCGGGCAGATATATGTCTACTTCCGCGCCCTCGGACTGGAAGCCGCACCTTTCTACGAAAGATAA
- a CDS encoding quinone oxidoreductase family protein yields MKAISIKAYGTPEVLEVTEQEMPVPAPDEVLVKVKAIGINYADLLIRKGVYPMIPQFPAIMSGEISGEVIQTGSAVTHLQPGQQVTGYAPGGYAAYAAVPAAGLTVLPQGLEPSRGLLSQALTAQHLLEQASRYQSVVITAAAGGVGSNALQLARIRGVKQIIAITGSTHKHDYVRSLGATHALSTEDPSWLQQLNAITGHGADLILDAIGGDTTSALVQALAVNGTLIVYGSTSAQPASLNPQDLIMKSARVIGSTVYNIPPEQRQQWLTYLIGLTEAGQLKGHVSSYPFTAVAQAHQDIEQRRTTGRTILVFPD; encoded by the coding sequence ATGAAAGCGATTAGTATCAAGGCTTACGGCACCCCAGAAGTACTGGAAGTGACCGAACAGGAAATGCCCGTACCTGCACCGGATGAAGTACTGGTGAAAGTAAAGGCCATCGGCATCAATTATGCAGACCTGCTTATCCGTAAAGGCGTATATCCTATGATCCCGCAGTTTCCGGCCATTATGTCCGGGGAAATAAGCGGAGAAGTAATACAAACCGGCAGTGCAGTAACCCATTTGCAGCCAGGCCAGCAGGTTACCGGCTATGCTCCCGGCGGATATGCAGCCTATGCAGCTGTTCCCGCCGCAGGGCTTACTGTGCTGCCCCAGGGCCTGGAACCATCCAGAGGCCTGCTCTCTCAGGCACTCACCGCCCAACATCTCCTGGAACAGGCAAGCAGGTATCAGTCAGTGGTGATCACAGCTGCTGCCGGCGGCGTAGGCTCCAATGCCCTACAGCTGGCCAGAATCAGAGGAGTAAAACAGATCATTGCCATCACAGGCAGCACTCATAAACATGATTATGTACGCTCCCTCGGCGCCACACATGCCCTTAGCACGGAAGATCCGTCATGGCTGCAACAACTCAATGCCATTACCGGCCACGGTGCCGATCTGATCCTCGATGCCATTGGCGGCGATACAACTTCCGCACTGGTACAGGCCCTTGCCGTCAACGGAACGTTGATCGTATATGGCAGCACTTCCGCTCAGCCTGCCAGCCTGAATCCGCAGGATCTTATCATGAAATCCGCCAGGGTAATAGGTTCTACGGTATATAATATCCCGCCCGAACAACGGCAGCAATGGCTTACCTATCTCATCGGGCTCACAGAAGCGGGTCAGCTGAAAGGACATGTCAGCTCCTACCCTTTTACGGCTGTAGCCCAGGCCCATCAAGACATTGAGCAACGACGTACTACCGGCAGAACCATACTGGTGTTTCCCGATTAA
- a CDS encoding hypervirulence associated TUDOR domain-containing protein codes for MEKHFKIGDHVTWNSEAGRVSGTIIRVHTSDFQYKGYTHHASDEDPQYEIKSDKTDHIAAHKGKALKKL; via the coding sequence ATGGAAAAACATTTTAAGATAGGCGATCACGTTACCTGGAACTCGGAAGCGGGCCGCGTCTCCGGCACTATCATCCGCGTACATACTTCCGACTTTCAGTATAAGGGATACACCCATCATGCCTCTGATGAAGACCCGCAGTACGAGATCAAAAGCGACAAAACCGACCATATCGCTGCCCATAAGGGAAAAGCCCTGAAGAAGCTGTAA
- a CDS encoding class I SAM-dependent methyltransferase, with product MSKTTRDYNTISPSARSLLLMKGLTDIPYAREAAQLMMAPEPYIPDYSRTEPGFWARVVHFENRYHSIDQLLNGLPVKNILELSSGFSFRGLAVTRQQDVHYIDTDLPDLIVTKQRFTQALLENHAPLTGKLETLPLNALDEQQFSAVTSRFAPGPVAVVNEGLLMYLDNQEKTALCNMIRGVLEKRGGYWITADVYIKRDRALEAFLPANDQLHSFFEQHHIHDNMFDSFEAAAAFFEDAGFVIDQEAQIDYTRLTAFDHLLKNTSPEVLARMRQGGRTQTTWRLKLP from the coding sequence ATGAGTAAAACAACACGCGACTACAACACTATCAGTCCCTCTGCCAGAAGCCTGCTGCTAATGAAAGGCCTGACAGACATCCCCTATGCCCGTGAAGCTGCCCAACTGATGATGGCACCGGAACCGTACATCCCCGACTACAGCCGTACTGAGCCCGGTTTCTGGGCACGGGTGGTACATTTCGAAAACCGCTACCACAGCATCGATCAGCTATTGAACGGCCTCCCGGTGAAGAATATCCTGGAACTCTCTTCCGGATTCTCTTTCCGCGGACTGGCTGTCACCCGGCAGCAGGATGTGCATTATATTGACACCGACCTGCCAGACCTGATCGTTACCAAACAACGTTTTACCCAGGCGCTACTGGAAAACCATGCACCACTGACTGGTAAACTGGAAACACTACCATTGAACGCACTCGACGAACAGCAGTTCAGTGCTGTCACCAGCCGCTTTGCTCCCGGCCCTGTGGCCGTTGTCAACGAAGGACTGCTGATGTATCTCGACAACCAGGAAAAAACAGCACTGTGCAATATGATCCGGGGCGTGCTCGAAAAACGGGGCGGGTACTGGATTACAGCAGATGTATATATAAAAAGGGACCGCGCCCTGGAAGCGTTCCTACCTGCAAACGATCAGCTGCATAGCTTCTTTGAACAGCATCATATTCACGATAATATGTTCGACAGCTTTGAGGCTGCGGCTGCATTCTTTGAAGATGCCGGCTTCGTTATTGATCAGGAAGCACAGATTGACTATACCCGTCTTACCGCTTTCGATCATCTGCTTAAAAATACCTCCCCGGAAGTACTGGCCAGGATGAGGCAGGGTGGCCGCACACAAACCACCTGGCGACTTAAACTTCCTTAA
- a CDS encoding SAM hydrolase/SAM-dependent halogenase family protein codes for MKKIIVYWITLGILLVVHSLKAQNKIVVFQSDFGLKDGAVSAMKGVANTVSTDLKLYDLTHEIPAYNIWEAAFRLEQTVPYWPEGTVFVSVVDPGVGTSRKSVVLKTRKGHFIVTPDNGTLTLVAASEGIAEVREIDEAVNRRKGSGQSYTFHGRDVYAYTAARLAAGTITFGQVGPVLPAQVVTLPYQQATLQGKVLKGNIPILDIQYGNVWTNIDASLLEQLHPKYGDILEVTFYHQHKKIATLKAPYSETFGAVPEGKPLAYLNSLMQLSFALNMASLAETYHIGSGSEWSVEVILDRFK; via the coding sequence ATGAAAAAAATTATCGTTTATTGGATAACACTGGGTATACTGCTGGTGGTCCATTCGTTGAAGGCCCAAAATAAAATTGTTGTTTTTCAATCAGACTTCGGATTAAAAGACGGGGCCGTATCTGCTATGAAAGGTGTAGCCAACACGGTGTCCACCGATCTGAAGCTGTATGATCTCACCCATGAAATACCGGCTTATAATATCTGGGAAGCCGCATTCCGGCTGGAACAGACGGTACCTTACTGGCCGGAAGGAACGGTGTTTGTTTCGGTGGTAGACCCTGGCGTAGGCACCAGCCGTAAGTCTGTAGTACTGAAAACACGTAAAGGGCATTTTATTGTCACGCCAGATAACGGCACCCTCACACTGGTGGCAGCCTCCGAAGGCATAGCTGAAGTGAGGGAGATAGATGAAGCTGTCAACCGGCGAAAGGGTTCCGGTCAATCCTATACCTTTCATGGCCGTGACGTATACGCCTATACCGCCGCCCGTCTGGCCGCAGGTACCATCACCTTCGGGCAGGTAGGGCCTGTATTGCCCGCCCAGGTCGTGACGCTGCCCTATCAGCAGGCCACCCTGCAAGGGAAAGTGCTGAAAGGTAATATACCCATCCTTGATATACAGTACGGAAACGTATGGACCAACATCGACGCATCGCTGCTGGAACAGCTTCATCCTAAGTACGGCGACATCCTGGAAGTCACCTTCTATCATCAGCATAAAAAAATAGCTACCCTGAAAGCGCCCTACAGCGAGACTTTCGGAGCGGTGCCCGAAGGTAAACCGCTCGCATACCTGAACAGTCTGATGCAGTTGTCATTTGCCCTTAATATGGCCTCCCTGGCCGAAACATACCATATCGGCAGCGGCAGCGAATGGAGTGTGGAAGTAATTCTGGATCGTTTTAAGTAA